A region of Oryzias latipes chromosome 18, ASM223467v1 DNA encodes the following proteins:
- the LOC110014846 gene encoding uncharacterized protein LOC110014846, whose product MVNLTLVLVLLCTLSLISLSTPEFHTAKVQPEGEVTLKCSNFSNLISNILWFKLNDGRNATIISSMITSDSNASMKDGFKERFFMTSNITHVFLNIKNVNFSDSGLYFCGHRGSTSAVIFGATHLNLEMSRSPNLQTIILGSIIAFLLMVIIVMLFMKIRSYPKAPVERQQKANLDSDALNYAAVSFRRKAKTRTKAAEDINVVSVRQLLQ is encoded by the exons ATGGTGAACCTTACCTTGGTTCTGGTTTTGCTCTGCACCCTCA GTCTGATCTCTTTGTCAACCCCTGAGTTTCACACAGCAAAGGTTCAACCTGAAGGAGAAGTTACACTGAAGTGCTCAAACTTCAGCAACTTAATATCTAACATTCTCTGGTTCAAACTGAATGATGGACGCAACGCCACAATCATTTCATCAATGATAACCTCAGACTCCAACGCTTCAATGAAGGATGGAttcaaagaaagattttttatgACATctaacatcacacatgtttttcTCAACATCAAAAATGTGAACTTCTCTGACTCTGGACTGTATTTCTGTGGACATAGAGGCAGTACAAGCGCAGTTATTTTTGGTGCAACGCATTT AAACTTAGAAATGTCCAGATCACCAAACCTTCAGACCATAATTCTGGGAAGCATTATTGCTTTTCTTCTGATGGTCATCATCGTCATGCTGTTCATGAAAATCAGGTCTTATCCAaaag ctCCAGTTGAAAGACAACAAAAAGCG AACCTGGACTCTGATGCTTTGAACTATGCAGCTGTCAGTTTCCGACGGAAAGCAAAGACCAGGACAAAAGCTGCAGAAGACATAAACGTggtttcagtcagacaactcttgcagtaa